One region of Vitis vinifera cultivar Pinot Noir 40024 chromosome 1, ASM3070453v1 genomic DNA includes:
- the LOC100263023 gene encoding urease isoform X2: MKLSPREVDKLLLHNAGFLAQKRLASGLRLNYTEAVALIASQILAFVREGEKTVAELMDIGKQLLGRRQVLPAVPHLLHTVQVEGTFPDGTKLVTVHDAIASENGNLDLALHGSFLPVPSVDKFPDMEDDRIPGEIRYGGGTIMLNSCRKAIVLRVTNTGDRPIQVGSHYHFIEVNPALVFDRRKAHGMRLNIPAGTATRFEPGETKRVSLVRIGGKQVIRGGNCIIDGPVDDTNITAVMESESMVRFGHSEEAHVSEGVIGEDPDLAIRMSHEAYANMYGPTTGDKIRLGDTELYAEIESDFAVYGDECVFGGGKVIRDGMGQACMYAAAECVDTVITNAVVIDYTGIFKADIGIKDGLIVSLGKAGNPDIMHGAHMIIGVSTEVIAGEGMIVTAGAIDCHVHFICPQLAYEAISSGITTLVGGGTGPADGTRATTCTPAASHMKFMLQSTDDLPLNFGFTGKGNSAKPDGLHEIIRAGAMGLKLHEDWGTTPAAIDNCLTVAEQYDIQVNIHTDTLNESGFVEHTIAAFKDRTIHTYHSEGAGGGHAPDIIKVCGVKNVLPSSTNPTRPFTSNTIDEHLDMLMVCHHLDKDIPEDVAFAESRIRAETIAAEDILHDMGAISIIASDSQAMGRIGEVGKVADLVLWNPSFFGAKPEMVIKGGVIAWANMGDPNASIPTPEPVMMRPMFGAFGKAGSANSIAFVSKVAAECGIKTHYGLTKRVEAVGNVRRLTKLDMKLNDALPVITVDPETYTVTADGVTLSCPAATTVPLSRNYFLF; the protein is encoded by the exons ATGAAGTTGAGTCCAAGAGAGGTGGACAAACTGCTTCTTCACAATGCTGGGTTTCTTGCCCAGAAGCGTCTTGCTTCTGGGCTAAGGCTCAATTACACTGAAGCCGTAGCCCTCATTGCCTCACAG ATTTTGGCTTTTGTTCGTGAGGGTGAGAAGACTGTGGCGGAATTGATGGACATAGGGAAACAACTTTTGGGAAG GAGACAAGTTCTTCCAGCTGTTCCACACCTCTTGCATACTGTACAG GTTGAGGGAACATTTCCTGATGGGACAAAGTTAGTAACAGTTCATGATGCCATTGCCAGTGAAAATGGAAATCTGGATTTAGCTTTACATGGTTCTTTTCTTCCAG TTCCTTCAGTAGACAAGTTTCCTGACATGGAAGATGATAGAATTCCTGGTGAAATAAGATATGGAGGTGGAACTATTATGCTCAACTCTTGCAGGAAAGCAATAGTCCTCAGAGTCACCAACACTGGAGACAGGCCGATTCAG GTTGGTAGTCACTATCACTTCATCGAGGTGAACCCTGCCTTGGTCTTTGATCGAAGGAAAGCACATGGCATGCGGCTCAATATACCAGCAGGGACAGCTACACGATTTGAG CCAGGGGAAACAAAAAGAGTCTCACTTGTAAGGATTGGAGGTAAGCAAGTGATCAGAGGAGGAAATTGCATTATCGACGGTCCTGTCGATGATACTAATATCACAGCTGTGATGGAATCCGAAAGCATGGTGAGATTTGGGCATTCAGAAGAAGCACATGTCAG TGAAGGTGTCATTGGAGAAGATCCTGATTTAGCAATAAGAATGTCTCATGAGGCATATGCTAACATGTATGGCCCCACCACTGGTGACAAAATTCGGCTTGGTGACACTGAATTATATGCTGAAATTGAAAGTGATTTTGCTGTCTATGGTGATGAATGTGTATTTGGAGGGGGAAAAGTTATAAGGGATGGAATGGGGCAGGCTTGTATGTATGCAGCAGCTGAATGTGTGGATACTGTCATCACAAATGCTGTGGTCATTGACTACACTGGAATTTTCAAGGCAGATATTGGTATCAAAGATGGTCTTATTGTTTCTCTTGGAAAAGCAGGCAACCCAGATATTATGCATGGTGCACACATGATCATTGGG gTTAGCACCGAGGTCATCGCTGGAGAAGGAATGATTGTGACTGCAGGGGCCATAGACTGCCATGTGCACTTTATATGCCCTCAATTGGCCTATGAAGCCATATCAAGTG GCATCACAACATTAGTGGGCGGTGGAACGGGACCTGCTGATGGAACTCGTGCAACTACTTGTACGCCAGCAGCCTCACATATGAAATTTATGCTGCAATCAACTGATGACCTGCCACTGAATTTTGGTTTCACAGGAAAA GGGAACAGTGCCAAACCAGACGGGCTACATGAAATAATTAGGGCTGGAGCAATGGGTCTGAAGCTGCATGAGGACTGGGGAACTACTCCTGCTGCAATAGATAATTGTTTGACTGTTGCAGAACAATATGACATCcag GTTAATATCCACACTGACACCTTGAACGAGTCTGGCTTTGTGGAACATACAATTGCTGCGTTTAAAGATAGAACTATTCATACTTACCACAG TGAAGGTGCTGGTGGTGGTCATGCTCCAGATATCATCAAAGTATGTGGTGTGAAAAATGTTCTACCCTCATCCACAAACCCAACACGGCCTTTCACTTCCAATACCATAGATGAGCACCTTGACATGCTG ATGGTCTGCCATCACCTTGATAAGGATATTCCAGAAGATGTAGCCTTTGCTGAATCACGAATAAGAGCTGAAACAATTGCTGCTGAAGACATTTTGCATGATATGGGGGCAATTAGCATTATAGCTTCTGATTCACAGGCAATGGGTCGCATCGGAGAG GTGGGGAAGGTGGCTGATCTTGTTCTCTGGAATCCATCTTTCTTTGGGGCAAAACCAGAAATGGTGATAAAAGGTGGTGTAATTGCATGGGCTAACATGGGTGATCCAAATGCTAGCATCCCTACACCTGAACcg GTGATGATGAGACCCATGTTTGGAGCATTTGGCAAGGCTGGAAGTGCCAACTCTATTGCTTTTGTCAGCAAG GTTGCTGCAGAATGTGGAATAAAAACCCATTATGGACTCACAAAGAGGGTGGAAGCTGTTGGCAATGTGAGGAGACTAACCAAACTTGATATGAAGCTCAATGATGCTCTTCCTGTGATCACGGTGGATCCAGAGACTTACACAGTGACAGCAGATGGTGTGACTCTAAGCTGCCCTGCTGCCACTACAGTTCCCCTTTCTCGGAATTACTTCCTCTTTTAG
- the LOC100261340 gene encoding AAA-ATPase At3g50940: protein MFSLSGMPSTASVLSTYTTFAASAMLVRTVVSEVETMANQLIPQQLREKIVSKLGGLLGSHSSEMVLVIQEFNGLSVNQIYQASELYLRTKITPSVGRLNVSKGLREKNLSVTVSKGEMVVDVFEGIELRWQLICAETQKPSFDYDSGSMATEKSEQRSIELIFHKKYKEVVLSTYLPYVIERSRAIKEENKVVKLCSLGNFSEDYDGPWGSINLSHPCTFDTLAMDPTLKKELIADLDRFVRRREFYQKVGKAWKRGYLLYGPPGTGKSSLIAAMANYLKFNIYDLELTSLWNNSDLRRLLVSTANRSILVIEDIDCSVELQNRQNGSDNNTDSQLTLSGLLNFIDGLWSSCGDERIIVFTTNHKERLDPALLRPGRMDMHIHMSYCTPSGFKILAANYLNINTHPLFTKIERLMTEVEVTPAEIAEELLKCEEVDVALEGIIKFLERKKMQVEHDEKSNEGVKEVDEQEVSNGIKGDKMGVKRNKMKKTRRAKGRH, encoded by the exons ATGTTTTCTCTGAGTGGTATGCCTTCAACTGCCTCAGTTTTATCAACATACACCACCTTTGCTGCATCAGCAATGCTGGTCCGGACTGTGGTGAGTGAAGTTGAGACCATGGCCAACCAGCTCATACCCCAACAACTCCGAGAGAAGATCGTTTCCAAACTTGGAGGCCTTCTTGGTAGTCACTCTTCTGAAATGGTCCTTGTCATTCAAGAGTTCAATGGGCTCTCTGTAAATCAAATTTATCAGGCTTCTGAACTCTATTTGCGCACCAAAATCACCCCCTCGGTCGGCCGGCTTAATGTTTCCAAAGGCCTGCGAGAGAAGAACCTCTCAGTCACTGTCAGCAAAGGAGAAATGGTTGTGGATGTTTTTGAAGGAATCGAACTCAGATGGCAATTGATTTGTGCTGAAACCCAGAAACCATCTTTTGACTATGACAGTGGTTCCATGGCGACTGAGAAGTCGGAACAGAGGTCAATTGAGCTCATTTTTCACAAGAAATACAAGGAGGTGGTCTTGAGCACATACCTGCCATATGTAATAGAAAGATCAAGAGccataaaagaagaaaacaaggtGGTGAAGCTATGCTCACTAGGAAATTTCTCTGAAGATTACGATGGCCCTTGGGGATCAATCAATCTCAGCCATCCATGCACCTTTGACACATTAGCAATGGATCCGACGCTCAAGAAGGAACTGATTGCTGACTTGGACAGATTTGTGAGGAGAAGAGAGTTCTACCAGAAAGTGGGGAAGGCATGGAAACGAGGGTACTTGTTGTATGGCCCTCCAGGCACAGGGAAGTCGAGCTTGATTGCAGCCATGGCTAACTATCTCAAATTCAACATCTATGATTTGGAGCTTACAAGTCTCTGGAACAATTCAGACCTGAGAAGGCTGTTGGTCTCTACAGCAAATCGATCCATACTTGTCATCGAGGACATCGACTGTTCTGTTGAGTTGCAGAACCGACAAAATGGATCAGACAACAACACTGACAGCCAG TTAACTCTATCTGGGTTGCTTAATTTCATTGATGGACTATGGTCAAGCTGTGGTGATGAGAGGATCATCGTGTTCACAACAAATCATAAAGAAAGACTAGACCCTGCATTGTTGAGACCAGGGCGCATGGACATGCATATCCACATGTCCTACTGCACTCCCTCCGGATTCAAAATCCTAGCTGCCAACTACCTCAACATCAACACTCACCCTCTGTTTACTAAAATTGAGAGACTGATGACTGAGGTGGAGGTAACCCCAGCAGAGATTGCAGAAGAACTCTTGAAATGCGAAGAAGTCGATGTTGCTCTTGAAGGAATTATCAAATTCCTGGAAAGGAAGAAGATGCAGGTCGAACATGATGAAAAATCTAACGAGGGAGTAAAAGAAGTTGATGAACAAGAAGTGAGCAACGGGATTAAAGGAGATAAGATGGGtgttaagagaaataaaatgaagaagacAAGAAGGGCAAAGGGCAGACACTGA
- the LOC100263023 gene encoding urease isoform X1, translated as MKLSPREVDKLLLHNAGFLAQKRLASGLRLNYTEAVALIASQILAFVREGEKTVAELMDIGKQLLGRRQVLPAVPHLLHTVQVEGTFPDGTKLVTVHDAIASENGNLDLALHGSFLPVPSVDKFPDMEDDRIPGEIRYGGGTIMLNSCRKAIVLRVTNTGDRPIQVGSHYHFIEVNPALVFDRRKAHGMRLNIPAGTATRFEPGETKRVSLVRIGGKQVIRGGNCIIDGPVDDTNITAVMESESMVRFGHSEEAHVSEGVIGEDPDLAIRMSHEAYANMYGPTTGDKIRLGDTELYAEIESDFAVYGDECVFGGGKVIRDGMGQACMYAAAECVDTVITNAVVIDYTGIFKADIGIKDGLIVSLGKAGNPDIMHGAHMIIGVSTEVIAGEGMIVTAGAIDCHVHFICPQLAYEAISSGITTLVGGGTGPADGTRATTCTPAASHMKFMLQSTDDLPLNFGFTGKGNSAKPDGLHEIIRAGAMGLKLHEDWGTTPAAIDNCLTVAEQYDIQVNIHTDTLNESGFVEHTIAAFKDRTIHTYHSEGAGGGHAPDIIKVCGVKNVLPSSTNPTRPFTSNTIDEHLDMLMVCHHLDKDIPEDVAFAESRIRAETIAAEDILHDMGAISIIASDSQAMGRIGEVIIRTWQTAHKMKLQRGSLDASGVDNDNLRIKRYIAKYTINPAIANGFSRFVGSIEVGKVADLVLWNPSFFGAKPEMVIKGGVIAWANMGDPNASIPTPEPVMMRPMFGAFGKAGSANSIAFVSKVAAECGIKTHYGLTKRVEAVGNVRRLTKLDMKLNDALPVITVDPETYTVTADGVTLSCPAATTVPLSRNYFLF; from the exons ATGAAGTTGAGTCCAAGAGAGGTGGACAAACTGCTTCTTCACAATGCTGGGTTTCTTGCCCAGAAGCGTCTTGCTTCTGGGCTAAGGCTCAATTACACTGAAGCCGTAGCCCTCATTGCCTCACAG ATTTTGGCTTTTGTTCGTGAGGGTGAGAAGACTGTGGCGGAATTGATGGACATAGGGAAACAACTTTTGGGAAG GAGACAAGTTCTTCCAGCTGTTCCACACCTCTTGCATACTGTACAG GTTGAGGGAACATTTCCTGATGGGACAAAGTTAGTAACAGTTCATGATGCCATTGCCAGTGAAAATGGAAATCTGGATTTAGCTTTACATGGTTCTTTTCTTCCAG TTCCTTCAGTAGACAAGTTTCCTGACATGGAAGATGATAGAATTCCTGGTGAAATAAGATATGGAGGTGGAACTATTATGCTCAACTCTTGCAGGAAAGCAATAGTCCTCAGAGTCACCAACACTGGAGACAGGCCGATTCAG GTTGGTAGTCACTATCACTTCATCGAGGTGAACCCTGCCTTGGTCTTTGATCGAAGGAAAGCACATGGCATGCGGCTCAATATACCAGCAGGGACAGCTACACGATTTGAG CCAGGGGAAACAAAAAGAGTCTCACTTGTAAGGATTGGAGGTAAGCAAGTGATCAGAGGAGGAAATTGCATTATCGACGGTCCTGTCGATGATACTAATATCACAGCTGTGATGGAATCCGAAAGCATGGTGAGATTTGGGCATTCAGAAGAAGCACATGTCAG TGAAGGTGTCATTGGAGAAGATCCTGATTTAGCAATAAGAATGTCTCATGAGGCATATGCTAACATGTATGGCCCCACCACTGGTGACAAAATTCGGCTTGGTGACACTGAATTATATGCTGAAATTGAAAGTGATTTTGCTGTCTATGGTGATGAATGTGTATTTGGAGGGGGAAAAGTTATAAGGGATGGAATGGGGCAGGCTTGTATGTATGCAGCAGCTGAATGTGTGGATACTGTCATCACAAATGCTGTGGTCATTGACTACACTGGAATTTTCAAGGCAGATATTGGTATCAAAGATGGTCTTATTGTTTCTCTTGGAAAAGCAGGCAACCCAGATATTATGCATGGTGCACACATGATCATTGGG gTTAGCACCGAGGTCATCGCTGGAGAAGGAATGATTGTGACTGCAGGGGCCATAGACTGCCATGTGCACTTTATATGCCCTCAATTGGCCTATGAAGCCATATCAAGTG GCATCACAACATTAGTGGGCGGTGGAACGGGACCTGCTGATGGAACTCGTGCAACTACTTGTACGCCAGCAGCCTCACATATGAAATTTATGCTGCAATCAACTGATGACCTGCCACTGAATTTTGGTTTCACAGGAAAA GGGAACAGTGCCAAACCAGACGGGCTACATGAAATAATTAGGGCTGGAGCAATGGGTCTGAAGCTGCATGAGGACTGGGGAACTACTCCTGCTGCAATAGATAATTGTTTGACTGTTGCAGAACAATATGACATCcag GTTAATATCCACACTGACACCTTGAACGAGTCTGGCTTTGTGGAACATACAATTGCTGCGTTTAAAGATAGAACTATTCATACTTACCACAG TGAAGGTGCTGGTGGTGGTCATGCTCCAGATATCATCAAAGTATGTGGTGTGAAAAATGTTCTACCCTCATCCACAAACCCAACACGGCCTTTCACTTCCAATACCATAGATGAGCACCTTGACATGCTG ATGGTCTGCCATCACCTTGATAAGGATATTCCAGAAGATGTAGCCTTTGCTGAATCACGAATAAGAGCTGAAACAATTGCTGCTGAAGACATTTTGCATGATATGGGGGCAATTAGCATTATAGCTTCTGATTCACAGGCAATGGGTCGCATCGGAGAG GTGATAATTAGAACCTGGCAAACTGCTCACAAGATGAAGTTACAAAGAGGATCACTTGATGCTAGTGGAGTGGATAATGACAACCTCCGAATTAAACGATACATTGCAAAATATACTATAAATCCTGCAATAGCTAATGGGTTTTCACGATTTGTTGGCTCCATTGAG GTGGGGAAGGTGGCTGATCTTGTTCTCTGGAATCCATCTTTCTTTGGGGCAAAACCAGAAATGGTGATAAAAGGTGGTGTAATTGCATGGGCTAACATGGGTGATCCAAATGCTAGCATCCCTACACCTGAACcg GTGATGATGAGACCCATGTTTGGAGCATTTGGCAAGGCTGGAAGTGCCAACTCTATTGCTTTTGTCAGCAAG GTTGCTGCAGAATGTGGAATAAAAACCCATTATGGACTCACAAAGAGGGTGGAAGCTGTTGGCAATGTGAGGAGACTAACCAAACTTGATATGAAGCTCAATGATGCTCTTCCTGTGATCACGGTGGATCCAGAGACTTACACAGTGACAGCAGATGGTGTGACTCTAAGCTGCCCTGCTGCCACTACAGTTCCCCTTTCTCGGAATTACTTCCTCTTTTAG
- the LOC100244202 gene encoding lipoxygenase 6, chloroplastic: MLGAQRIAPVNSGVVWRAPAQLESNGRARRSWVPGHRSPVAGARPIRAVISSEDKTVEGGAKAVESKDGNVLLSSSSSSSAKGIDVRAVITIRKKMKEKITEKIEDQWEGFMNGIGQGISIQLVSEEIDPVTMSGKSVESFVRGWLPKPSNLPYIVEYAADFTVPLDFGSPGAVLISNLHGKEFHLMEIVIHGFDEGPIFFPANSWIHSRKDNPESRIIFRNQAYLPSQTPPGLKDLRREDLLSLRGNRKGERKPHDRIYDYAPYNDLGNPDKSEDLARPVLAGEERPYPRRCRTGRPPTRTDPLCESRSEKPHPVYVPRDETFEEIKQNTFSAGRLKALLHNLIPSIAATLSSSDIPFKCFSDIDKLYNDGVLLKDEEDQKMSGNVFPSNMMKQVLSVGQKLLKYEVPAIISRDRFAWLRDNEFARQTLAGVNPVNIEILKGFPIVSKLDPAVYGPPESAITKELIQQELSGITVEEAIEDKRLFILDYHDMLLPFIGKMNTLPERQAYASRTVFFYTRTGFLRPIAIELSLPPTPSSPGKKRVYTHGHDATTHWIWKQAKAHVCSNDAGVHQLVNHWLRTHACMEPYIIATHRQLSAMHPINKLLRPHLRYTLEINALARQSLINGGGIIEACFSPGKYAMELSSAAYKSMWQFDMEALPADLIRRGMAVEDPSMPCGVKLLIEDYPYAADGLLIWSAIKEWVESYVDHFYSEPNTVTSDLELQAWWNEIKNEGHYDKRNESWWPKLNTKEHLSGILTTMIWIASGQHAAINFGQYPFGGYVPNRPTLMRKLIPHEDDSAYEKFLLNPQSTFLSSLPTQLQATKVMAVQDTLSTHSPDEEYLGQTHHLHSHWIKDPEVLDMFKKFSAKLEEIEEIIKGRNKNIHLKNRNGAGIPPYELLLPSSGPGVTGRGIPNSISI; this comes from the exons ATGCTCGGAGCTCAGCGCATAGCACCTGTCAACTCCGGTGTCGTCTGGCGAGCTCCGGCTCAGTTGGAGAGTAATGGAAGAGCCAGAAGAAGCTGGGTTCCAGGACACCGGTCGCCGGTGGCGGGAGCTCGGCCAATTCGGGCGGTGATCAGCAGTGAGGACAAGACTGTGGAAGGTGGTGCAAAGGCAGTGGAGAGCAAAGACGGTAATGTGTTGTTGTCGTCGTCGTCGTCTTCTTCTGCGAAGGGGATTGATGTGAGAGCGGTGATCACAataaggaagaagatgaaggagaAAATCACTGAGAAGATTGAGGACCAGTGGGAAGGTTTCATGAATGGGATAGGACAAGGGATCTCGATTCAGCTCGTCAGTGAAGAGATCGATCCTG ttacCATGTCAGGGAAGAGTGTGGAGTCTTTTGTACGAGGATGGTTGCCAAAGCCATCAAACCTTCCGTATATAGTTGAATATGCAGCAGACTTCACTGTCCCGTTAGACTTTGGATCCCCTGGAGCTGTTCTGATATCCAATCTTCATGGCAAGGAGTTCCACTTAATGGAGATTGTTATTCATGGCTTTGATGAAGGACCCATATTCTTTCCTGCAAATTCTTGGATACATTCGCGGAAGGATAATCCTGAAAGCAGAATTATTTTCAGAAATCAG GCTTATTTACCATCACAAACACCACCTGGCCTCAAAGATCTCCGGCGTGAAGACTTACTGAGTCTCCGTGGCAATAGAAAAGGGGAGAGAAAGCCACATGATAGAATCTATGATTACGCTCCTTATAATGACTTGGGGAATCCTGACAAGAGCGAGGATCTCGCTAGGCCTGTGCTAGCTGGTGAGGAAAGGCCATATCCCAGGCGCTGTAGAACTGGACGACCTCCAACCAGAACAG ATCCATTGTGTGAGAGTAGATCAGAAAAGCCCCATCCTGTGTATGTACCTCGGGATGAAACTTTTGAGGAGATTAAACAGAACACTTTCTCAGCTGGAAGGTTGAAAGCTCTGCTCCACAATCTGATACCATCTATTGCTGCTACATTGTCAAGTTCAGACATTCCCTTCAAGTGTTTTTCCGATATTGACAAGCTATATAATGATGGTGTTCTCCTGAAGGATGAAGAAGATCAAAAAATGTCTGGAAATGTGTTCCCCTCCAATATGATGAAACAAGTATTGAGTGTTGGACAAAAGTTGTTGAAGTATGAAGTACCAGCTATTATCTCAA GGGATAGATTTGCATGGTTGCGGGATAATGAGTTTGCACGCCAAACTTTGGCTGGGGTCAACCCAGTGAATATCGAGATTCTAAAG GGATTTCCAATTGTAAGCAAACTAGATCCTGCAGTTTATGGCCCTCCGGAGTCGGCAATCACAAAAGAATTGATACAGCAAGAACTGAGTGGAATAACTGTTGAAGAG GCTATTGAGGACAAGAGATTGTTTATACTTGATTACCACGATATGCTTTTACCATTTATTGGGAAGATGAACACCTTACCAGAGAGGCAAGCATATGCGTCTAGAACAGTTTTCTTCTATACACGGACCGGCTTTTTGAGGCCAATTGCTATTGAGCTCTCACTTCCTCCAACACCTTCTTCACCTGGTAAGAAGCGTGTTTACACCCATGGACATGATGCTACAACCCATTGGATTTGGAAGCAAGCAAAAGCTCATGTTTGCTCGAATGATGCTGGTGTTCATCAACTAGTGAATCACTG GTTGAGGACTCATGCTTGCATGGAGCCTTATATAATTGCCACTCATAGGCAGCTTAGTGCAATGCACCCCATTAACAAGCTGCTCCGCCCTCATTTGCGCTACACATTAGAAATAAATGCACTAGCACGACAAAGTTTAATAAATGGAGGGGGAATTATTGAGGCTTGTTTCAGCCCGGGAAAGTATGCCATGGAGCTAAGCTCTGCTGCATACAAGAGTATGTGGCAATTTGACATGGAGGCACTGCCAGCAGATTTAATTCGGAG GGGCATGGCGGTGGAGGATCCTTCAATGCCATGTGGTGTTAAACTCTTGATTGAAGACTACCCTTATGCTGCAGATGGGCTCCTAATATGGTCTGCCATAAAAGAATGGGTAGAATCGTATGTTGATCACTTCTATTCTGAGCCTAACACTGTCACATCTGATTTGGAGCTCCAAGCCTGGTGGAACGAGATCAAAAATGAGGGTCACTATGACAAGCGTAATGAGTCCTGGTGGCCTAAGCTCAACACTAAAGAGCACTTATCTGGCATACTTACTACAATGATATGGATAGCTTCAGGTCAACATGCTGCAATAAACTTTGGGCAATACCCCTTTGGAGGATATGTGCCTAACCGTCCTACCCTCATGAGAAAACTCATCCCtcatgaagatgattctgcctATGAGAAGTTTCTTCTAAACCCACAGTCAACTTTCCTCTCATCTTTGCCAACGCAACTTCAGGCCACCAAAGTGATGGCTGTTCAGGACACCCTGTCCACTCACTCCCCAGATGAAGAGTATCTGGGTCAAACACACCATCTGCACAGCCACTGGATCAAGGATCCTGAAGTCTTGGACATGTTCAAGAAGTTCTCTGCTAAACTAGAGGAGATAGAGGAGATCATAAAAGGAAGAAATAAGAATATTCACCTTAAAAACAGAAATGGTGCCGGCATCCCTCCATATGAACTGCTTCTTCCCTCATCAGGTCCAGGGGTAACTGGCCGTGGTATTCCCAACAGCATTTCTATCTGA
- the LOC100266547 gene encoding 4-coumarate--CoA ligase-like 9 has product MADLNPNHSSSIYPNTGFCSKTMIYHSLRPHPPLPPETAPLSLSDYVFSHLSTSSAPETAVAFIDATTGRSISFSQLVRFSETLAASLQRRLGLTRGDSALVISPNSLHVPVLYFALFSLGVIVSPSNPASTESEISRQIELCKPVIAFATSSTAHKVPSLKFSTVVLDSPEFHSMMTVETGNLRRVRVSQSDPAMILYSSGTTGRVKGVVLTHRNWISAVAGANVLRQERASPTVTMCTVPYFHVYGCGLCMRAVALGQSVVAIERLNVRSLMSAVQEFRVTHLAVAPPVIVMMANGGDLVDGCDLRSLEAVLCGGAPVSTAVIERFKKRFPNVLVTQAYGLTETTGGISRTVGLEESQRLGASGRLIPYCQAKIVDPDTGIALPPLRTGELWVRGPSIMKGYVGNEEATAEILDSEGWLRTGDICHFDRDGFIYVVDRIKELIKYKGYQVAPAELEHLLHSHPDTVEAAVIPYPDAQAGQVPMAFVVKRPQSTIDESEIMDFIAKQVAPYKKIRRVSFINSIPKNATGKVLRKDLIKLASSRSGCSKL; this is encoded by the exons ATGGCCGACCTAAACCCTAACCATTCTTCTTCTATTTATCCAAATACCGGCTTCTGCTCCAAAACCATGATCTACCACAGCCTCCGCCCCCACCCTCCCCTCCCCCCGGAAACCgctcctctctccctctccgACTACGTTTTTTCCCACCTTTCTACCTCCTCCGCGCCAGAAACCGCCGTCGCCTTCATCGACGCCACCACCGGCCGCAGCATTTCCTTTTCACAGCTTGTCCGCTTCTCCGAAACCCTAGCCGCCTCGCTCCAACGCCGGCTTGGCCTCACCAGAGGCGACTCTGCCTTGGTCATCTCCCCAAATTCGCTTCATGTGCCGGTTCTCTACTTCGCTCTCTTCTCCCTCGGCGTCATCGTCTCTCCTTCGAATCCGGCGAGTACTGAGTCCGAGATTTCCCGCCAAATCGAGCTATGCAAGCCGGTCATTGCCTTCGCGACTTCTTCTACCGCTCACAAGGTTCCATCCCTGAAATTCTCGACCGTGGTTCTCGACTCGCCGGAGTTTCACTCGATGATGACAGTTGAGACTGGGAATCTCCGCCGAGTTCGCGTTTCGCAGTCCGATCCTGCAATGATTCTTTACTCTTCGGGGACAACGGGGCGGGTGAAGGGCGTGGTTCTGACTCACCGGAACTGGATATCCGCGGTGGCGGGAGCGAATGTGCTTCGACAAGAGAGGGCGTCGCCGACGGTGACGATGTGTACGGTACCTTACTTTCATGTGTACGGATGTGGACTTTGTATGAGGGCGGTGGCGTTAGGGCAGAGCGTGGTAGCGATAGAGAGATTGAATGTGCGGTCGTTGATGTCGGCTGTTCAGGAGTTTAGGGTTACGCACTTGGCTGTGGCGCCGCCGGTGATTGTGATGATGGCAAACGGCGGCGATTTAGTGGACGGTTGTGATTTGAGGTCATTGGAAGCGGTGCTCTGTGGCGGAGCTCCGGTTAGTACGGCGGTGATCGAGAGGTTCAAGAAGCGGTTTCCGAACGTGCTGGTGACGCAG GCCTATGGGTTGACTGAAACAACAGGGGGAATCTCTAGAACAGTAGGTCTGGAAGAAAGCCAAAGACTAGGCGCATCAGGGCGTCTTATCCCATATTGCCAAGCTAAGATTGTTGATCCTGATACTGGCATTGCATTGCCTCCCTTGAGGACAGGGGAGCTTTGGGTTAGAGGTCCATCCATTATGAAGG GTTATGTTGGCAATGAAGAAGCAACAGCTGAAATTCTGGATTCTGAGGGATGGTTAAGAACAGGAGATATTTGTCATTTTGACAGAGACGGCTTCATATATGTTGTGGATAGGATTAAGGAATTGATCAAATACAAAGGCTACCAG GTTGCCCCTGCAGAGTTGGAACATCTGCTTCACTCGCATCCGGATACTGTAGAAGCAGCTGTGATTCC GTACCCTGATGCGCAAGCTGGTCAAGTACCCATGGCATTTGTGGTGAAGCGCCCCCAAAGCACCATTGATGAATCAGAAATCATGGATTTCATTGCCAAACAG GTGGCCCCATACAAGAAAATTAGACGGGTATCCTTCATTAATTCAATTCCGAAGAATGCTACTGGTAAGGTGTTGAGAAAGGACTTAATCAAGCTTGCATCATCAAGAAGTGGCTGTTCCAAGTTATGA